One region of Aurantimonas sp. HBX-1 genomic DNA includes:
- a CDS encoding LysR family transcriptional regulator, with protein MVADLSAARAFVAVATAGGFRDAAHATGISASSLSGAVKRLESQLGLRLLNRTTRSVVPTEAGAHLLERLQIAMADVEAALERANDYRETPNGTIRLNVPINAARLVLPRILPGFMAAFPNVRVEVTVEHGVVDILAAGCDAGIRYDERLTKNMVAVPIGPKSQRFATAASPAYLARHGRPAHPRDLLHHACLPGKSGSGAIAPWEFERDGEIVRIEPPGTLVVDVNAMDLAVSAAIDGCGMVQLFEEWLRPALDSGALQPVLEPWWHSFSGPFLYYYGRDHVPAPLGAFIGYVQENRW; from the coding sequence ATGGTTGCTGACTTATCGGCTGCACGCGCCTTCGTGGCAGTCGCGACGGCGGGCGGATTTCGCGATGCGGCTCATGCGACCGGCATCAGTGCGTCCAGTCTCAGCGGGGCCGTGAAGCGGCTGGAAAGCCAACTGGGGCTCCGTCTTCTCAATCGGACAACCCGAAGCGTCGTCCCCACCGAGGCGGGCGCCCACCTACTCGAGCGGTTACAGATTGCGATGGCCGACGTTGAGGCGGCGCTTGAGCGCGCCAACGACTATCGCGAAACGCCCAACGGCACGATCCGTCTTAACGTGCCTATCAATGCCGCACGCCTCGTGCTGCCGCGAATTCTACCCGGCTTCATGGCCGCCTTCCCGAACGTTCGCGTCGAGGTCACGGTTGAGCACGGCGTCGTGGATATCCTCGCCGCCGGCTGCGACGCCGGCATTCGCTACGACGAGCGGCTGACCAAGAATATGGTTGCGGTGCCGATCGGGCCAAAGAGCCAACGCTTCGCGACCGCTGCCTCGCCTGCCTATCTCGCCCGGCACGGCCGCCCGGCGCATCCTCGTGATCTTCTCCACCACGCTTGCCTACCGGGCAAATCCGGCAGCGGCGCAATCGCACCGTGGGAATTCGAGCGTGACGGTGAAATCGTCCGTATCGAGCCCCCGGGAACCTTGGTGGTTGATGTGAACGCAATGGACCTCGCTGTTTCCGCTGCGATCGACGGATGCGGCATGGTGCAGCTCTTCGAAGAGTGGTTGAGACCGGCGCTTGACAGCGGCGCGCTGCAGCCGGTGCTGGAGCCTTGGTGGCACAGCTTCAGCGGACCATTCCTTTACTATTACGGGCGAGACCATGTGCCTGCGCCGCTAGGCGCGTTCATCGGTTATGTGCAGGAGAACCGCTGGTAA
- a CDS encoding nuclear transport factor 2 family protein produces MSRPPLPPFTPETAAQKARMAEDAWNSRDPEKVSLAYTVDSVWRNRGEFLTGRDAIVAFLTRKWTKELDYRLIKEVWAHDGNRIAVRFAYEWRDDSGNWFRSYGNENWEFDDAGLMARRVASINDRPIAEDERKFHWPLGRRPDGHPSLSDLDL; encoded by the coding sequence ATGTCTCGACCGCCATTGCCCCCTTTCACACCTGAAACAGCGGCACAGAAGGCTCGCATGGCCGAGGATGCCTGGAACAGCCGCGATCCGGAGAAGGTGTCATTGGCCTACACGGTCGATAGCGTGTGGCGGAACAGGGGTGAGTTCCTCACCGGCCGCGATGCGATCGTTGCTTTCTTGACGCGCAAGTGGACAAAGGAACTGGACTACCGGCTCATCAAGGAAGTGTGGGCGCACGACGGCAACAGGATCGCCGTGCGGTTCGCCTATGAATGGCGAGACGACAGCGGCAACTGGTTCCGATCCTACGGAAACGAGAACTGGGAGTTCGACGACGCCGGGCTGATGGCCCGCCGTGTTGCCTCGATCAACGATCGTCCGATTGCGGAGGACGAACGCAAGTTCCATTGGCCGCTTGGGCGTCGTCCAGACGGTCATCCCTCCCTCAGCGATCTTGACCTCTGA
- a CDS encoding TetR/AcrR family transcriptional regulator, whose amino-acid sequence MKAKRVLTDRADALPALAEAFREHGFEGASLSMLSQATGLGKGSLYNFFPGGKEEMMDAVLADIDRWFVMTIFTPLEQARDPAAAIRAMTAEVTVYFRSGGRVCLVGWIGLGSSGDAFAARVKTYFARWISALARCVQSGGVPSLLAVQLAEETVSGIQGAIVLARALGDEALFKRIVRRHEAALLDALARHNC is encoded by the coding sequence CTGAAGGCGAAACGGGTCCTGACCGACCGCGCCGACGCCCTGCCAGCACTGGCAGAGGCGTTCCGCGAACACGGCTTCGAGGGAGCGAGCCTGTCGATGCTCTCGCAGGCGACCGGTCTGGGCAAGGGCAGCCTCTACAACTTCTTCCCCGGCGGGAAGGAGGAGATGATGGATGCCGTTCTTGCTGACATAGACCGATGGTTCGTCATGACGATCTTCACGCCATTGGAGCAGGCCCGTGACCCGGCCGCGGCGATCAGGGCCATGACCGCAGAGGTGACGGTCTATTTTCGATCCGGAGGCAGAGTATGCCTGGTAGGCTGGATCGGTCTCGGCTCCTCTGGTGATGCCTTCGCGGCCAGGGTGAAGACCTACTTTGCCCGCTGGATCTCGGCACTGGCCCGGTGCGTCCAGTCCGGCGGGGTTCCCTCTCTGCTGGCCGTGCAGCTCGCAGAGGAAACGGTGTCCGGCATCCAGGGCGCCATCGTTCTGGCGCGGGCACTGGGGGACGAAGCTCTCTTCAAGCGGATCGTCCGTCGTCACGAAGCGGCCCTGCTTGACGCCTTAGCGCGGCACAACTGCTGA
- a CDS encoding NAD(P)/FAD-dependent oxidoreductase has protein sequence MTSVAIIGAGLGGLVLARILYLHGIQATVFEADPAADARKQGGQLDIHVEDGQAALAAAGLNEAFQSIIHEGGQATRLVDDQGVLLFEQGDDGSGGRPEVLRGELRRILLESLPEGMVQWGRKLTAVASLGGGQHALTFEDGPTVTSDLLVGADGAWSKVRSLLSDAMPTYLGTSFVETWLFDVDLRHPATAEMAGPGAMFALTPGRGILVHREADAVLHAYIALTRPLDWFEGIEFAEPSIAKERIAAEFQGWAPELRSLITAADTPPVLRPLHALPTGHRWARVPGVTLIGDAAHLAPPAGEGANMALFDGAELAAALVAHPDSVEAALAAFEAVMFTRAEAAAAVSHEILALCLDDRAPFGLIDFFQSAAPQA, from the coding sequence ATGACCTCTGTTGCGATCATTGGCGCGGGCCTTGGTGGACTGGTTCTGGCGCGCATTCTTTACCTCCATGGTATCCAGGCAACGGTCTTTGAAGCCGATCCCGCTGCCGACGCTCGAAAGCAGGGCGGCCAACTCGACATCCACGTTGAGGACGGCCAGGCCGCGCTCGCTGCCGCGGGTCTGAACGAAGCTTTTCAGTCGATCATCCATGAAGGCGGTCAGGCGACGCGCCTCGTCGATGATCAGGGCGTGCTGTTGTTCGAGCAGGGCGATGACGGTTCCGGTGGCCGCCCGGAGGTGCTTCGCGGCGAGTTGCGTCGCATACTCCTCGAATCCTTGCCTGAGGGGATGGTCCAATGGGGACGCAAGCTCACTGCCGTTGCTTCACTCGGTGGCGGGCAGCACGCTCTGACATTCGAGGACGGACCGACCGTCACAAGCGATTTGCTCGTCGGCGCAGATGGCGCATGGTCCAAGGTCCGCTCTCTGCTCTCGGATGCGATGCCGACTTATCTCGGCACGTCATTCGTCGAAACGTGGCTCTTCGACGTTGATTTGCGCCATCCCGCAACGGCCGAAATGGCGGGGCCGGGTGCCATGTTTGCGCTCACGCCGGGTCGAGGCATCCTCGTCCATCGCGAGGCCGACGCCGTCCTTCATGCCTATATCGCGCTGACCCGTCCGCTCGATTGGTTCGAGGGGATCGAGTTTGCCGAGCCTTCAATCGCCAAGGAGCGGATTGCCGCGGAGTTCCAGGGTTGGGCCCCGGAACTCAGAAGCCTCATCACCGCTGCGGACACGCCGCCGGTGCTGCGGCCCCTCCACGCGCTGCCTACGGGACATCGGTGGGCCCGTGTGCCCGGCGTGACGCTGATCGGCGACGCCGCCCATCTCGCACCACCGGCCGGCGAGGGCGCGAACATGGCGCTGTTCGACGGTGCCGAGCTCGCGGCCGCCTTGGTGGCGCACCCGGACTCGGTCGAGGCGGCGCTCGCGGCCTTCGAAGCTGTCATGTTCACACGTGCGGAGGCTGCCGCCGCGGTTTCGCATGAGATTCTGGCGCTCTGCTTGGACGACCGAGCTCCTTTCGGGCTGATCGACTTCTTCCAAAGCGCAGCGCCCCAGGCGTAA
- a CDS encoding TetR/AcrR family transcriptional regulator, producing the protein MADRTQRPKHGSALSKDRIVQAAIGILDSEGAAGLTFRALAGRLKTGSGAIYWHVADKDELLAAATDYVIAKFEPQDVGKLSPQEAIRSLALGVFDAIDSHPWVGAQLSNDPFQYAVLRILEGLGAQVAAFGVPEQGRFDAATALLSFMLGLAAQYAVASRHFRDGRDRTSALKIVAAKWMELDPERHPFIHQIAPLLPVHDDREQFVAGIDLILAGIDTKR; encoded by the coding sequence ATGGCTGATCGTACGCAAAGACCGAAGCATGGCAGCGCTCTGTCCAAGGACAGGATCGTGCAGGCCGCGATTGGCATTCTCGATAGCGAGGGCGCTGCTGGGCTCACCTTCCGTGCACTGGCCGGGCGCTTGAAGACGGGCAGCGGCGCCATCTACTGGCATGTCGCCGACAAGGACGAACTGCTGGCAGCGGCCACCGATTACGTCATCGCCAAGTTCGAGCCGCAGGACGTCGGAAAACTTTCTCCCCAAGAGGCAATCCGCTCCCTCGCCCTGGGGGTATTCGATGCGATCGACAGCCATCCCTGGGTAGGAGCGCAGCTATCGAACGATCCGTTTCAGTATGCGGTTTTGCGAATCCTCGAGGGGCTCGGTGCGCAGGTCGCCGCGTTCGGCGTTCCTGAGCAAGGACGCTTCGACGCCGCGACGGCCTTGCTGAGCTTCATGCTTGGTCTTGCCGCGCAGTATGCAGTGGCCTCCCGTCATTTTCGGGACGGAAGAGATCGAACGAGTGCCCTGAAAATCGTGGCGGCCAAATGGATGGAGCTGGACCCTGAGCGGCACCCATTCATCCATCAAATCGCACCGCTCCTTCCTGTACACGACGACCGCGAGCAGTTCGTCGCAGGTATCGACCTCATCCTCGCCGGGATCGACACAAAGCGCTGA
- a CDS encoding SDR family oxidoreductase: MKTTGNTILITGGGTGIGEALAHRFHDLGNTVIIAGRRMETLDKAIGNRPNIHALTFDQNDPTSIAAFTEKLVTDFPKVNVLFNSAGIMRMEGALDTFRDLGDAEASVTSNLLGPIRLTNALIEHLVRQPDAVIVNVSSGLAFVPLVIAPTYSAIKAAIHNYTESLRAVLKGKVEVIELVPPAVRTSLTPGQQDNERFMPLDAFADQAMARFQQTPTPREILVEGVDFMRNAEAEGRFDDTLAAINPFLK; this comes from the coding sequence ATGAAGACGACAGGCAACACGATCCTCATCACCGGCGGCGGCACGGGGATCGGCGAGGCGCTTGCGCACCGCTTTCACGACCTCGGCAACACCGTGATCATCGCGGGCCGGCGGATGGAGACGCTCGACAAAGCAATCGGTAACCGGCCGAACATCCACGCGCTGACGTTCGATCAGAACGACCCCACCAGCATCGCGGCTTTCACCGAGAAGCTCGTCACCGATTTTCCCAAGGTCAACGTGCTGTTCAACAGCGCCGGCATCATGCGCATGGAAGGGGCGCTCGACACATTCCGCGATCTGGGCGACGCCGAAGCCTCGGTCACCAGCAATCTGCTCGGCCCCATTCGGTTGACCAATGCGCTGATCGAGCATCTGGTCCGCCAGCCTGATGCGGTGATCGTCAATGTCAGCTCGGGCCTGGCCTTTGTGCCGTTGGTGATCGCGCCGACCTATTCGGCGATCAAGGCTGCGATTCACAACTACACCGAATCGCTGCGCGCCGTGCTGAAAGGCAAGGTCGAGGTGATCGAACTGGTGCCGCCCGCGGTGCGCACGAGCCTGACCCCCGGCCAGCAGGACAACGAACGCTTCATGCCGCTCGACGCCTTCGCCGATCAGGCCATGGCGCGTTTCCAGCAGACGCCCACGCCGCGCGAGATCCTGGTGGAAGGCGTCGACTTCATGCGCAACGCCGAGGCCGAGGGCCGCTTCGACGATACCCTGGCCGCGATCAACCCGTTTCTCAAGTAG
- a CDS encoding alkene reductase — MTDLWSPIKLGNLQLPHRLAMAPMTRSRARPDGTPGDLAPEYYSQRATIGLLVTEGTQPSADGQGYPNTPGIYTDDHVAGWRKVTDAVHAAGGRLFVQLMHVGRRSHPDNTAHHRQPVAPSAIAPGEEMFTGNGMLPVPEPRALTTEEVRQTVADYAYGATRAIEAGADGVEVHGANGYLVHQFLAPNANERTDEYGGALENRARFAIEVVQAIAAAIGPEKTAIRLSPGLPTGGIVEGNANDDLYRYLAAEFDKIGIAYLHVLHIGNEALLSDIRRAFSGVLIVNRPGRTREQVGTDVAAGIADMESLGTMALANPDLVHRLRTDAPFNEVRKDLFYAGGGAEGYTDYPVLERA, encoded by the coding sequence ATGACCGATCTCTGGTCCCCCATCAAACTCGGCAATCTGCAACTGCCGCATCGCCTTGCCATGGCGCCGATGACCCGCAGCCGGGCCAGGCCCGACGGCACCCCCGGCGACCTCGCCCCCGAATATTATTCGCAACGCGCGACGATCGGCCTGCTGGTCACCGAAGGAACTCAGCCGTCCGCGGACGGGCAGGGCTATCCGAACACGCCGGGAATCTATACCGACGACCATGTCGCCGGATGGCGCAAGGTAACCGACGCCGTCCATGCGGCCGGGGGCAGGCTGTTCGTCCAGCTCATGCATGTCGGCCGCAGGTCCCATCCGGATAACACCGCACATCATCGCCAGCCGGTCGCTCCGTCGGCGATCGCCCCGGGTGAAGAAATGTTCACCGGCAACGGCATGTTGCCGGTTCCGGAGCCCCGCGCGCTGACCACCGAAGAGGTTCGGCAGACCGTCGCCGACTATGCCTATGGCGCCACGCGGGCGATCGAAGCCGGTGCCGACGGCGTCGAGGTCCACGGCGCGAACGGCTATCTGGTGCACCAGTTCCTGGCGCCGAATGCCAATGAGCGAACCGACGAATATGGCGGTGCGCTGGAGAACCGCGCTCGGTTCGCGATCGAGGTCGTGCAGGCGATCGCCGCTGCCATCGGGCCGGAGAAGACGGCGATCCGCCTGTCCCCCGGCCTTCCGACCGGCGGCATCGTCGAAGGGAACGCCAACGACGATCTGTACCGGTATCTGGCGGCGGAGTTCGACAAGATCGGCATTGCCTACCTGCACGTGCTGCACATCGGCAATGAGGCGCTCCTCTCCGACATCCGCAGGGCGTTTAGCGGCGTGCTGATCGTCAACCGGCCGGGCCGTACCCGCGAGCAGGTCGGGACCGATGTCGCGGCAGGAATCGCCGACATGGAGTCCTTGGGCACCATGGCGCTGGCCAACCCCGACCTTGTGCATCGTTTGCGAACAGACGCCCCGTTCAACGAGGTGCGCAAGGACCTTTTCTACGCCGGCGGCGGAGCCGAAGGCTACACCGACTACCCCGTTCTCGAGCGCGCCTGA
- a CDS encoding SRPBCC family protein, producing MIYSSATVPVNPEGETTLTREQVWKGLELKAHDARLFLPSGLCTKCDVTEESATHFVRDATIAGADLREIIVFEPQRKVTFFQATGPREGAIVNELFEDEAGALQLKFYCYLGLRDKLPNGPEEQAEQTQFDSDKGYKAALLSTLKRTREMLAEGKL from the coding sequence ATGATCTATTCGAGCGCAACCGTTCCGGTGAACCCGGAAGGCGAAACCACGCTCACCCGCGAGCAGGTCTGGAAAGGCCTCGAACTCAAGGCCCACGACGCCCGGCTGTTTCTTCCTTCCGGCCTGTGCACGAAATGCGACGTCACCGAGGAAAGCGCGACCCACTTCGTCCGGGACGCCACGATCGCCGGCGCCGACCTGCGCGAGATCATCGTGTTCGAGCCGCAGCGCAAGGTCACCTTCTTCCAGGCGACCGGCCCGCGCGAGGGCGCCATCGTGAACGAACTGTTCGAGGACGAGGCAGGCGCGCTTCAACTCAAATTCTACTGCTACCTCGGACTGCGCGACAAGCTTCCGAACGGTCCGGAAGAACAGGCCGAGCAGACGCAGTTCGACAGCGACAAGGGCTACAAGGCCGCGCTCCTGTCCACGCTGAAGCGCACCCGCGAGATGCTCGCCGAAGGCAAGCTCTGA